From Streptomyces fungicidicus, one genomic window encodes:
- a CDS encoding carbohydrate ABC transporter permease, with product MNALRRGLSSTVVQAFLVVIALVWMTPLAGLFLSSLRSAEETAEGGWWTVFTSPGQLSFENYSALLGNSGITQAFWNTVLISVPTTVLVVVVAALAGYAFAWLDFPGRDAVFLLVVALLVVPVQIGLLPVAKLFGQLGLFGTIPGVVLFHVAYGLPFAVFLLRNYFAEMPKEMLEAARMDGGSEWRIFTRLVLPVGRPAIASLAIFQFLWVWNDMLVALLFADSSAQPLTVQLQSQIRQFGSNVDVLAPGAFLSLVVPVVVFFAFQRHFVQGVMAGSVK from the coding sequence ATGAACGCGCTGCGCCGTGGGCTGAGCAGCACGGTGGTGCAGGCCTTCCTGGTGGTGATCGCGCTGGTGTGGATGACTCCGCTGGCCGGTCTGTTCCTGTCCTCGCTGCGCTCCGCCGAGGAGACCGCCGAGGGGGGCTGGTGGACCGTCTTCACCAGCCCCGGGCAGCTGTCCTTCGAGAACTACTCCGCGCTGCTGGGCAACTCGGGCATCACCCAGGCGTTCTGGAACACCGTGCTGATCTCGGTGCCGACCACCGTGCTGGTCGTGGTGGTGGCCGCGCTGGCCGGATACGCCTTCGCGTGGCTGGACTTCCCCGGGCGGGACGCGGTGTTCCTGCTCGTGGTCGCGCTGCTGGTGGTGCCCGTGCAGATCGGGCTGCTGCCCGTCGCCAAACTCTTCGGCCAGCTGGGGCTGTTCGGGACCATCCCCGGAGTCGTCCTGTTCCACGTGGCGTACGGACTGCCGTTCGCGGTGTTCCTGCTGCGGAACTACTTCGCCGAGATGCCGAAGGAGATGCTGGAGGCGGCGCGGATGGACGGCGGGAGCGAGTGGCGGATCTTCACCCGGCTGGTGCTGCCGGTGGGGCGGCCGGCCATCGCGAGCCTGGCGATCTTCCAGTTCCTGTGGGTGTGGAACGACATGCTGGTGGCGCTGCTGTTCGCGGACAGTTCGGCTCAGCCGCTCACGGTGCAGCTGCAGTCGCAGATCCGGCAGTTCGGCAGCAACGTCGATGTGCTGGCGCCGGGGGCGTTCCTGTCGCTGGTGGTGCCGGTGGTCGTGTTCTTCGCGTTCCAGCGGCACTTCGTGCAGGGGGTCATGGCGGGTTCCGTGAAGTAG
- a CDS encoding ABC transporter substrate-binding protein translates to MMRRRTTLLTGCTALVLALGATACGGGDPVSAGGGDKSLDGQTVTVAGVWSGSEQKNFQKVLDAFTEKTGAKTQFVSTGDNVSTVVGSKIEGGNAPDVVMVPQVGVLQQFADKGWLKPLDKKVRSTMGENFADVWQNYGSVDGTLYGLYFKAAHKSTVWYSPEALEQAGVTPPKTYDAMLENGRTISDSGLAAFSVAGQDGWTLTDWFENVYLSQAGPEKYDALAAHEIKWTDPTVVEALTTLGKLFKDKQLIEGGQKGALNTDFPGSVEKVFGPKAEAAMVYEGDFVAGVAKDQFGKNIGTDADFFPFPPVGDGKAPVVSGGDAAVVLKDGKNSKAGMALLEYLASPEAASVWAEAGGFLSPNKGLDLSSYGDDVTRATAKSLVEAGDSVRFDMSDQAPAAFGGTKGAGEWKILQDFLRDPSDPAKTAAALEGAAAKAYGN, encoded by the coding sequence ATGATGCGACGACGTACCACCCTGCTCACCGGATGCACCGCCCTCGTCCTCGCGCTCGGCGCGACCGCCTGCGGCGGCGGCGACCCCGTCTCGGCCGGCGGCGGCGACAAGTCGCTCGACGGCCAGACCGTCACCGTGGCCGGCGTGTGGTCCGGCAGCGAGCAGAAGAACTTCCAGAAGGTGCTCGACGCCTTCACGGAGAAGACCGGCGCCAAGACCCAGTTCGTCTCCACCGGTGACAACGTCTCCACCGTCGTCGGCAGCAAGATCGAGGGCGGCAACGCCCCCGACGTGGTGATGGTCCCGCAGGTCGGCGTGCTCCAGCAGTTCGCGGACAAGGGCTGGCTCAAGCCGCTCGACAAGAAGGTGCGGTCCACCATGGGCGAGAACTTCGCCGACGTGTGGCAGAACTACGGCAGCGTCGACGGCACCCTGTACGGCCTCTACTTCAAGGCCGCCCACAAGTCGACCGTCTGGTACAGCCCCGAGGCCCTCGAGCAGGCCGGCGTCACCCCGCCGAAGACCTACGACGCCATGCTGGAGAACGGGCGGACCATCTCCGACTCCGGACTCGCCGCCTTCTCCGTCGCCGGACAGGACGGCTGGACCCTGACCGACTGGTTCGAGAACGTCTACCTCTCCCAGGCCGGACCCGAGAAGTACGACGCCCTCGCCGCGCACGAGATCAAGTGGACCGACCCGACGGTCGTCGAGGCGCTCACCACCCTCGGTAAGCTCTTCAAGGACAAGCAGCTCATCGAGGGCGGCCAGAAGGGCGCCCTCAACACCGACTTCCCCGGCTCGGTGGAGAAGGTCTTCGGGCCCAAGGCCGAGGCCGCCATGGTCTACGAGGGCGACTTCGTCGCCGGTGTCGCCAAGGACCAGTTCGGCAAGAACATCGGCACCGACGCCGACTTCTTCCCCTTCCCGCCGGTCGGCGACGGCAAGGCGCCCGTGGTCAGCGGCGGCGACGCGGCCGTCGTCCTCAAGGACGGCAAGAACAGCAAGGCCGGCATGGCGCTCCTGGAGTACCTGGCCTCCCCGGAGGCCGCCTCCGTGTGGGCCGAGGCGGGCGGCTTCCTCTCCCCGAACAAGGGGCTCGACCTCTCCTCCTACGGCGACGACGTCACCCGCGCCACCGCCAAGTCCCTGGTCGAGGCCGGCGACTCGGTCCGCTTCGACATGTCCGACCAGGCCCCCGCGGCCTTCGGCGGCACCAAGGGCGCCGGTGAGTGGAAGATCCTCCAGGACTTCCTGCGCGACCCGTCCGACCCGGCGAAGACCGCCGCCGCGCTCGAGGGTGCCGCCGCCAAGGCCTACGGGAACTGA
- a CDS encoding glycoside hydrolase family 13 protein, translated as MNRHHWWRDAVIYQVYVRSFLDSTGDGIGDLAGVRAGLPYLKKLGVDGIWLSPFYPSPQHDHGYDVADYRDVDPVFGDLAEFDRLVTAARRLGIRVLLDIVPNHCSSEHPWFRDALAAAPGSPERARFHFAPGRGPDGAEPPNNWHAMFGGPAWTRVTEPDGRPGQWYLHMFTPEQPDWNWREPEVAAEFDRTLRFWLDRGVDGFRIDVAAGLFKHPELPDSPDPEADARTRDSVNPLAWNQPEVHDVWRHWRSVCEEYTARDGRERLLVGEVSVPTAREHARYVRPDELHQAFFFDLLGAPWDADAFRKVISEAMLDIAGTGSTVTWVLNNHDQVRTVTRYGEPAGGSGLGAARARAAALLMLALPGAAYIYQGEELGLPEVVDLPDDVLTDPIFRRTGSRARIRDGCRVPLPWSGQASPFGFTSGAEGAKPWLPQPEYFAEYATHRALADTRSSWHLYRDGLQLRSAMPQLGEGALRWLDTQPGVLAFSRGEGLVCAVNFGTAPVPAPVAGTPLLASGPCPPGVLPGSTAAWWIDGS; from the coding sequence GTGAACAGGCACCACTGGTGGCGTGACGCGGTGATCTACCAGGTGTACGTCCGCAGCTTTCTGGACAGCACCGGCGACGGCATCGGCGATCTCGCCGGGGTCAGGGCAGGGCTGCCCTACCTCAAGAAGCTCGGCGTGGACGGCATCTGGCTGAGCCCCTTCTACCCTTCGCCGCAGCACGACCACGGCTACGACGTCGCCGACTACCGCGACGTCGACCCGGTCTTCGGCGACCTCGCCGAGTTCGACCGGCTGGTGACCGCCGCCCGCCGGCTCGGCATCAGGGTGCTGCTCGACATCGTCCCCAACCACTGCTCCAGCGAGCACCCCTGGTTCCGCGACGCCCTCGCCGCCGCCCCCGGCAGCCCCGAGCGCGCCCGCTTCCACTTCGCCCCCGGCCGGGGACCCGACGGCGCCGAGCCGCCGAACAACTGGCACGCCATGTTCGGCGGCCCCGCCTGGACCCGGGTCACCGAGCCGGACGGCCGCCCCGGCCAGTGGTACCTGCACATGTTCACGCCCGAACAGCCGGACTGGAACTGGCGCGAGCCCGAGGTCGCCGCCGAGTTCGACCGCACCCTCCGGTTCTGGCTGGACCGGGGCGTCGACGGCTTCCGCATCGACGTCGCCGCCGGACTCTTCAAGCACCCCGAACTGCCCGACTCGCCCGACCCGGAGGCCGACGCCCGCACCCGCGACTCGGTCAACCCGCTCGCCTGGAACCAGCCCGAGGTGCACGACGTGTGGCGGCACTGGCGGTCGGTGTGCGAGGAGTACACCGCCCGCGACGGCCGCGAACGCCTCCTGGTCGGCGAGGTCTCCGTGCCCACCGCCCGCGAACACGCCCGCTACGTCCGCCCGGACGAACTCCACCAGGCCTTCTTCTTCGACCTGCTCGGAGCGCCCTGGGACGCCGACGCCTTCCGCAAGGTCATCTCCGAGGCCATGCTGGACATCGCGGGCACCGGCTCCACCGTCACCTGGGTCCTCAACAACCACGACCAGGTCCGCACGGTCACCCGCTACGGCGAACCCGCCGGCGGCAGCGGACTCGGCGCCGCCCGCGCCCGCGCCGCCGCGCTGCTGATGCTGGCGCTGCCCGGCGCCGCCTACATCTACCAGGGCGAGGAGCTGGGCCTGCCCGAGGTCGTCGACCTGCCCGACGACGTGCTCACCGACCCGATCTTCCGCCGCACCGGCAGCCGCGCCCGGATACGCGACGGCTGCCGGGTGCCGCTGCCCTGGTCGGGACAGGCCTCCCCGTTCGGCTTCACCTCCGGCGCCGAAGGCGCCAAACCCTGGCTGCCGCAGCCGGAGTACTTCGCCGAGTACGCCACCCACCGGGCCCTCGCCGACACCCGCTCCTCCTGGCACCTGTACCGCGACGGCCTGCAGCTGCGCTCCGCGATGCCCCAGCTGGGCGAGGGCGCGCTGCGCTGGCTGGACACCCAGCCCGGCGTCCTCGCCTTCTCCCGCGGCGAAGGCCTGGTCTGCGCCGTCAACTTCGGCACCGCCCCCGTACCCGCCCCGGTCGCCGGCACCCCGCTGCTCGCCAGCGGACCCTGCCCGCCCGGGGTGCTCCCCGGCTCCACCGCCGCCTGGTGGATCGACGGCTCCTGA
- a CDS encoding PadR family transcriptional regulator — translation MRLHLLALLARGPAHGYELKQDLEQLLGSAYPQPNVGQIYVTLGRLEKSGLIEGEDVEQSSRPNKKVYHLTDAGREALRAWYEETADEPRVRDEFFMKLALAPRTGLADQIALINRQRRQYLNTMRQLSKLAAAEDRDNRISHLLIEGAMLHLQADLDWLERCQEELEELE, via the coding sequence GTGCGGCTGCACCTCCTCGCGCTGCTCGCCCGCGGCCCGGCACACGGCTACGAGCTCAAACAGGACCTTGAGCAACTGCTGGGCTCCGCGTACCCTCAGCCGAACGTCGGCCAGATCTACGTCACCCTCGGCCGCCTCGAGAAGTCGGGGCTGATCGAGGGCGAGGACGTCGAGCAGTCGAGCCGGCCCAACAAGAAGGTCTACCACCTCACCGACGCCGGGCGGGAGGCGCTGCGCGCCTGGTACGAGGAGACGGCCGACGAGCCGCGGGTGCGGGACGAGTTCTTCATGAAACTGGCCCTCGCCCCGCGGACCGGACTCGCCGACCAGATCGCGCTGATCAACCGACAGCGGCGTCAGTACCTGAACACCATGCGGCAGTTGTCGAAACTGGCCGCCGCCGAGGACCGCGACAACCGCATCTCCCATCTGCTGATCGAGGGCGCGATGCTGCATCTGCAGGCCGACCTGGACTGGCTGGAGCGGTGCCAGGAGGAGCTGGAGGAGCTGGAGTGA
- a CDS encoding ABC transporter permease encodes MTATLVKEASPPTPRHPGSARGRRLRRRGRVIALLFVLPALLLLGALVVYPVLFSVGRSFFDASGTTFVGGENYTEMFRDPATLKAIRNTAIWVVVAPTLLTGLGLILAVLVEKIRWATAFKLLLFMPMAVSFLAAGIIFRLAYDEDPDKGVLNAAVVSVHDAFQGSSSYPTARARDGEGLTKGADGSYATGADVSPGGPAAALGLVGVAPKDLPGDAEPAAAAAAGKAGPDEVRGVVYLDFTPGGGGEPGAVDRSEKGLPGVTVEAVRDGDPVARTTTAADGSFRFAGLDSGSYALKLPSANFAAPYDGISWLGPALVTPAIIGAYLWIWTGFAMVLIGAGLAALPRDALEAARMDGANEWQIFRRITVPLLAPVLTVVFVTLVINVMKVFDLVYIIAPGPVQEDATVLATQMWLVSFGGGNNQGLGSALGVLLLLLVVPAMVFNVRRFRRSQR; translated from the coding sequence GTGACCGCCACACTCGTGAAAGAGGCGAGTCCACCGACACCCCGGCACCCCGGCAGCGCGCGCGGCCGGCGGCTGCGCCGCCGGGGGCGGGTCATCGCCCTGCTGTTCGTCCTGCCCGCGCTGCTCCTGCTGGGCGCGCTGGTCGTCTACCCGGTGCTGTTCTCCGTCGGCCGCAGCTTCTTCGACGCCTCCGGCACCACGTTCGTGGGCGGCGAGAACTACACCGAGATGTTCCGCGACCCGGCCACCCTCAAGGCCATCCGGAACACCGCGATCTGGGTCGTCGTGGCCCCCACGCTGCTGACCGGGCTCGGACTGATCCTGGCCGTCCTGGTGGAGAAGATCCGCTGGGCCACCGCCTTCAAGCTGCTGCTGTTCATGCCGATGGCGGTCTCCTTCCTCGCGGCCGGCATCATCTTCCGGCTCGCCTACGACGAGGACCCGGACAAGGGCGTCCTCAACGCCGCCGTCGTCTCCGTGCACGACGCCTTCCAGGGCAGCTCCTCCTACCCGACCGCCCGCGCGCGGGACGGCGAGGGGCTGACCAAGGGCGCGGACGGGTCGTACGCCACCGGTGCGGACGTCTCGCCCGGAGGCCCGGCGGCGGCGCTGGGCCTGGTCGGGGTCGCCCCCAAGGACCTGCCGGGCGACGCCGAACCCGCGGCTGCCGCGGCGGCCGGGAAGGCCGGCCCCGACGAGGTGCGCGGCGTGGTGTACCTCGACTTCACCCCCGGCGGGGGAGGGGAGCCCGGGGCGGTCGACCGGAGCGAGAAGGGACTGCCCGGCGTGACGGTCGAGGCCGTGCGCGACGGGGACCCCGTGGCGCGCACCACCACCGCCGCCGACGGCTCGTTCCGCTTCGCCGGACTGGACAGCGGCTCGTACGCCCTGAAACTGCCCTCCGCCAACTTCGCGGCACCCTATGACGGCATCTCCTGGCTCGGCCCGGCTCTCGTCACGCCGGCGATCATCGGAGCGTACCTATGGATCTGGACCGGTTTCGCGATGGTGCTCATCGGCGCGGGTCTCGCGGCGCTGCCCCGGGACGCGCTGGAGGCGGCACGTATGGACGGTGCCAACGAGTGGCAGATCTTCCGTCGCATCACCGTTCCGCTGCTCGCGCCGGTGCTCACCGTCGTCTTCGTGACGCTGGTCATCAACGTCATGAAGGTCTTCGACCTCGTCTACATCATCGCGCCGGGCCCGGTGCAGGAGGACGCGACGGTGCTGGCCACCCAGATGTGGCTGGTGTCGTTCGGCGGCGGCAACAACCAGGGGCTGGGCAGCGCCCTCGGCGTACTGCTGCTGCTCCTGGTCGTGCCGGCCATGGTCTTCAACGTCCGCCGTTTCCGAAGGAGTCAGCGATGA
- the pgl gene encoding 6-phosphogluconolactonase, with amino-acid sequence MSTAPQLVVHRDKELMAQAAAARLITRIVDAQASRGSASVVLTGGRNGNGLLAALAAAPARDAIDWSRLDLWWGDERYLPEGDPERNVTQAREALLDAVPLDPGRVHAMPASDGPHGADVDAAAAAYAEELAAAAAPENHGPVPVFDVLMLGVGPDTHVASLFPELPAVRETERTVVGVHGAPKPPPTRVTLTLPAIRAAREVWLLAAGEDKAEAAEIALSGAGEIQAPAAGAYGRTRTLWLLDAAAASQLPRTLYPPATA; translated from the coding sequence GTGAGCACGGCACCGCAGCTGGTCGTGCACCGGGACAAGGAGCTGATGGCGCAGGCCGCGGCGGCCCGGCTGATCACCAGGATCGTGGACGCGCAGGCCTCCCGGGGCTCGGCGTCCGTGGTCCTGACCGGCGGCCGCAACGGCAACGGCCTGCTGGCCGCGCTGGCGGCGGCCCCGGCCCGGGACGCGATCGACTGGTCCCGGCTGGACCTGTGGTGGGGCGACGAGCGCTACCTCCCGGAGGGCGACCCGGAGCGCAATGTCACCCAGGCCCGCGAGGCGCTGCTCGACGCGGTGCCCCTGGACCCCGGGCGCGTGCACGCCATGCCCGCGTCGGACGGCCCGCACGGCGCGGACGTGGACGCGGCGGCCGCGGCCTACGCGGAGGAACTCGCCGCGGCCGCGGCCCCGGAGAACCACGGCCCGGTCCCGGTCTTCGACGTCCTGATGCTGGGCGTCGGACCGGACACGCACGTGGCCTCCCTGTTCCCGGAGCTGCCGGCGGTCCGTGAGACGGAGCGCACGGTGGTGGGCGTCCACGGCGCCCCCAAACCCCCGCCGACCCGGGTGACCCTGACCCTCCCCGCGATCCGCGCGGCCCGGGAGGTCTGGCTCCTGGCGGCGGGCGAGGACAAGGCGGAGGCGGCGGAGATCGCCCTCTCCGGCGCGGGCGAGATCCAGGCCCCGGCAGCGGGCGCGTACGGCCGCACCCGCACCCTGTGGCTCCTGGACGCGGCGGCGGCTTCGCAACTCCCGCGGACGCTGTATCCCCCGGCGACGGCGTAA
- a CDS encoding ABC transporter substrate-binding protein has protein sequence MRWIHAAGRGLLALVVVLTGYVASGARADEGGGGGRGPLTLATAGDLTGYLGSVLDGWNRTHPGEKVTLVELPDSADETRAQMITDLRGGERGRFDVLNIDVSWTSEFAAAGWIRPLPRERFPLDSFLPRVVDTATYDGRLYAVPYVTNAGLLLYRKDVLAEAGVAPPRTWAELERAAETLAPEHGLDGYAGQFLPYEGLTVNAAEAVYSAGGTILGDEGERVTVNSRAAAEGIGFLARGVREGWIPRQALTYKEEESKQAFQNGRLLFLRNWPYAYVAASAPGSKVAGKVGAVPLPGPDGPGTSVLGGSNLAVGSHARHPDSAARLIAYLTSERVQRQVLTRGALPPVRAALYDDPGLVRRFPYLPTLRESVLAAAPRPKSPHYDQVSLVVQAVVHDAMSGRQTPGAAVRRLAGELAAVSSR, from the coding sequence ATGCGGTGGATCCATGCCGCGGGTAGGGGCCTTCTCGCCCTCGTCGTCGTCCTGACCGGTTACGTCGCCTCCGGGGCGCGGGCCGACGAGGGCGGCGGGGGCGGCCGCGGGCCGCTCACCCTGGCCACCGCCGGCGACCTCACCGGCTATCTCGGCTCCGTGCTCGACGGCTGGAACCGTACCCATCCAGGCGAGAAGGTCACCCTCGTCGAGCTGCCGGACTCCGCCGACGAGACCCGCGCGCAGATGATCACCGATCTGCGCGGCGGGGAGCGCGGCCGCTTCGACGTGCTCAACATCGACGTCAGCTGGACCTCGGAGTTCGCCGCGGCCGGCTGGATCCGCCCGCTGCCGCGCGAGCGTTTCCCGCTCGACAGCTTCCTCCCGCGGGTCGTCGACACGGCGACCTACGACGGACGCCTGTACGCCGTCCCGTACGTCACCAACGCCGGGCTGCTGCTGTACCGCAAGGACGTCCTCGCCGAGGCGGGGGTGGCGCCGCCGCGCACCTGGGCCGAGCTGGAACGGGCCGCCGAGACCCTCGCCCCCGAGCACGGTCTCGACGGCTACGCGGGCCAGTTCCTGCCCTACGAGGGCCTCACCGTCAACGCGGCCGAGGCCGTCTACTCGGCGGGCGGCACCATCCTCGGCGACGAGGGCGAACGCGTCACCGTGAACTCACGGGCCGCCGCGGAGGGCATCGGCTTCCTCGCCCGCGGGGTGCGCGAGGGCTGGATACCGCGACAGGCGCTGACGTACAAGGAGGAGGAGTCCAAGCAGGCGTTCCAGAACGGCAGGCTGCTCTTCCTGCGCAACTGGCCCTACGCCTACGTCGCCGCCTCCGCCCCCGGCTCGAAGGTGGCCGGCAAGGTGGGCGCCGTGCCGCTGCCGGGGCCGGACGGCCCGGGGACGAGCGTCCTCGGCGGCTCCAACCTGGCCGTCGGCAGCCACGCCCGGCACCCGGACTCCGCCGCGCGCCTGATCGCGTACCTCACCAGCGAGCGCGTGCAGCGCCAGGTGCTCACGCGCGGCGCCCTGCCACCGGTGAGGGCCGCGCTGTACGACGACCCCGGACTGGTCCGGCGCTTCCCCTATCTGCCGACCCTGCGCGAGAGCGTGCTCGCCGCCGCTCCGCGCCCCAAGAGCCCGCACTACGACCAGGTGAGCCTGGTGGTGCAGGCGGTGGTGCACGACGCGATGAGCGGGCGGCAGACGCCCGGGGCCGCGGTGCGCCGGCTGGCGGGCGAGCTCGCCGCTGTCTCCTCGCGCTAG